Part of the Sphingopyxis sp. 113P3 genome, GAATATAGTCCGCACCGGCACGGCAAGCGGGGCATTGCCCGGGACGGCCGACTAAAGCGTCGGTGGGCTGAGACGAGGCTGCCGCGAACAGGCCGCTCAGCGCTCCTCAGCCTTTTGCCGGATCGAGCGCCCGGCTCCGGATGATCGCTTAATAAATCCCCGACATCCCGGGCGCGGCCGCGCGCGGCGCGCTCGCGGGCGCCGCTGGCCCGGTGGCGGTGACAGTGGGGACCACCTGCGGCGGGGTGGGGGAGACCAGCACCGCGGCGGGGCGGCCCGGCTTGGTGAAGCTCGCGACGACGGGGGCGTCGCGGCCATAGATATCGGCGAGCTTCTTCACGCCGCCCTTGCCGTCGGGCACGACGGTCCAATAGGCGACATAGACGGGGAAGGGCTTGTCAAAGCCGAAGCGCGTCGTCTTGCCGCTGGCGATCGCCTCGCCGAATTCTTCGGGCGACTTTCCTGCGAACATCACTGCCATCAGGCCCGAGAAATGAAGCGCCTTTTCGGTGCGGATACAGCCGTGGCTGAACGCGCGCTTCTCTGCCGCAAAGGCGCCCTTCGACGGCGTATCGTGAAGGTAAATGGCGTGCGGGTTCAGCATCTCCATCTTCATCACGCCGAGCGCGTTGCCCGGCCCCGGCTGCTGGACAACCGAAAGCGTGTTGCCCTTTCCGGTCCAGGTGTAGCCCTGCGCGCGGGCGCGGGCGGGATTGCTGGCGATGGTCGCGCCAATACCCTCGTTGATGATGCTCCGCGGGAGCGTCCACGTCGGGTTGACGATGATGCCGGTCGCCAACGGGTTGAGCTGCGGTGTCGGGGTCGAGGGCTTGCCGACGACGGCCTTGTGCGTCGCGATCACGACGCCCTCGTGGACGACGCGCGTCATATATTCGGGAACATTGCTGACGACATAGCCTGCGCCAAGGTCGCGCGGCATCCACCGCCAGCGCTCCATGTTGACGCGGATAACATCGGCTTCGGCGGGCGTCTTGGCCGAGGCGAGCGCGGCCTTCAGCAGCGCGAAGGTCGGGTGAACGGGGTTGAGCCCGCCGAGCACGGCGGGAATATCGTTCGCGGTCAGTGCATAGCTCAAAAGCGGAAGCAGCGGGGTGCTGTCGGCGTCGCTGTCGGTCATGAACCACTGCTTGCGCGCGGCGTTCGGTGTGCGGCCGTCGCGCAGATGCGTCGCGAGCAGAAGGAAGCTGTCGGTCGCCACCTTGTCGAGCAGCGCCTGGTTGCCGCTGGCGAGCGCGGCCTTAATCCCCTCGGGATTATAATCCTTCGGGAAAAGTCCCTCGCCCTCGACCGCCGCGATGAAATCGAGCAGCGCGCGGGCATTGTCTTCGGACCAGCTCGGCAGATTTGCTTCGGCAAGCGTTTCAACGACGGGGGCGTCGTCGGTGACCTTGTCGGGCTGGAGGATGACCGAATCCTCCTTGACGTCGGTCGGCGCGGTCTGCGCAAGGACCGGGACAGCCGCGAGTGCGAGCGGGAGAAGGAGCGCCGCAGCAGACGCGGAAAAGGGAGAGATTTTGACCATGGCGCTTGCCATAGCCAAAATGAAAGGGGTTTGGAAGGCGCGCCGACAGCGCGTGCGGCGCGTTTTTGCGAGCGCAGCGGAGCGAGCAGGGGAGGCCTAACCGCTTAGCATTTCTTCATTTCGCCCGTGGCGCGGGAATGGCCCTTGCAGGCTAGGCGGCGCCGTCCTGCTGCGCGAGCCACTCCTCGAGCCATTTGATCGTATAGTCGCCGTCGATCACGTCGGGCGCGGCAAGCAGCGCCTGGTGGAGCGGAATATTGGTCTTGACCCCGCTCACCACCATTTCCTCAAGCGCACGGCGCATCCGCATCATGCAGCTTTCGCGCGTGCGGCCGTAGACGATGAGCTTGCCGATCATGCTGTCGTAATAGGGCGGGATCGCATAGCCCGCGTAGAGCCCGCTATCGACGCGGACGTGCATGCCGCCTGCGGGGTGATATTGGGTGACCTTGCCGGGTGAGGGCAGGAAGCTGCGCGGGTCTTCGGCGTTGATGCGACATTCCATCGCATGACCGCGAAATTCAAGGTCCTCCTGCCGCACCGACAGGCCGCGCCCATCGGCGATGCGGATCTGTTCGCGTACGAGATCAAAGCCGGTGATCATCTCGGTCACCGGATGCTCGACCTGGATGCGGGTGTTCATCTCGATGAAGAAGAACTCGCCATTTTCCCACAGAAACTCGATGGTTCCCGCGCCGCGATAGCCCATCTTGGCCATGGCATCGGCGCAGATCTTGCCCATGCGCGCGCGTTCCTCGGCCGAGATGACGGGCGAGGGCGCTTCCTCGAGCACTTTCTGGTGGCGCCGCTGGAGCGAGCAGTCGCGCTCGCCCAGGTGGATCGCATTGCCCTGGCCGTCCCCGAATACCTGGAACTCGATGTGGCGCGGGTTACCGAGATATTTTTCCATATAGACGGTCGGATCGCCGAACGCCGCCGCCGCTTCGGACGAAGCCTGGCCCATCAGGTTTTCAAGGCTCGCCTCGTCGGGCACCACCTTCATGCCGCGTCCGCCGCCGCCCGAGGCGGCCTTGATCAGCACCGGATAGCCGATCTCGCGCGCAAGCCTTTTCGTCTCCTCGCCATAGGTGACGGCGCCCGGCGAGCCCGGGACCACCGGCAGGCCGAGTTCGACCGCGGTGCGCTTCGCTTCGACCTTGTCGCCCATCGTGCGGATATGCTCCGCCTTCGGGCCCACGAAGATCAGACCATGCGCCTCGATGATCTCGGCGAAGCGGGCGTTTTCGGACAGAAATCCGTAGCCGGGATGAATCGCGTTGGCGTTGGTGACTTCGGCGGCCGAAATGATCGCGGGAATATTGAGATAGCTGTCCTTTGCCGCGGGCGGGCCGATGCACACCGCCTCGTCGGCAAGGCGGACGTGCATTGCGTCGGCATCGGCGGTCGAATGGACCGCGACGGTCTTGATGCCCATTTCGTGGCACGCGCGGTGGATGCGCAGCGCGATCTCGCCGCGATTGGCGATCAGAAGTTTCTCGATGCTCATGGGCTGAATCAGCCGATAGTGAACAGCGGCTGGTCGAACTCGACCGGCTGGCTGTTCTCGACATGCACCGCCTGAAGCGTGCCCGACCTCGGCGCGGTGATCGGGTTCATCACCTTCATCGCTTCGATGATGAGGATGGTGTCGCCTTCCTTCACCGCCGCGCCTGCGCTCGCAAAATTGGGCGCGCCAGGCTCGGGTGCAAGATAGACGGTGCCGACCATCGGCGAACGAACTGCATCGGCAAAGGCATCGGCAGCGGGCGCTGCGGGAGCTGCCGCGGGAGCGGCCGGCGCAGCCGGGGCTGCGGGCGCAGCGGCGGCGGGAGGGGCGTATGCCATCGGTGCGGCGGCCGCGGTCAGGGTGCGCGCCACGCGCACCTTGCGATCGCCATCCTCGACCTCGATTTCCGAAAGCTGCGTGTCGTCGAGCAGTTCGGCAAGCGCGCGCACGAAGGCCGGATCGATGTTGATGCCCTGCTCTTTATGGTCACCCATTTGTATTTTCCTGTTGTTGCGGCGCCGGATCGGAGGCGCCCTGACCCCTATTTATGATCGCGCCTCTTGTCAGAAGCGCGCGGCGGCGTCCAGCGCCAGCGTGTAACTCTCGGCGCCGTGCCCCGCGAAATGAGCGGCCGCTGCCATCCCCACATAGCTGATATGACGAAATTTTTCGCGCTTCATCGGGTCCGAGAGATGAACCTCGATCACCGGCACCTTGATCGACTTGATCGCGTCGTGGATCGCGATCGAGGTGTGGGTATAGCCGCCCGCATTGAGAAGCACGGCTTTCGCGCCGGCGACATAGGCCTCGTGCAGCCAGTCGATGAGTACGCCTTCATGGTTCGTCTGGCGGCATTCGAGCGAAAGGCCGAGCTTTTCCGCCTGTGCCTCGAGGCGGGCGTGAATGTCATTGAGCGTGTCATGGCCGTAAATCTCGGGCTCGCGCGTGCCGAGCAGGTTGAGATTGGGGCCGGAGAGGACGTAGACGATGGGCTTGTCGGTCAAAAGGCGGGCTTTCGGTTGCGGCAAATCACGCTCCCCCTATATGGGCTGCTTGGCAAAAGGCAAAGCAAGGGTGCAGCGGTGATTTCGATCGTCCTCAACGGCGAACAGCGGCAGGTGCGCAGCGGCAGCATTGCCGATCTCGTCGCCTCGCTGGGACTCGATGTGAAGAAGGTCGCGGTCGAGCGCAATCGGGAGATCGTGCCGCGCTCGACGCTCGCCGATGTCGCGCTCGCCGAGGGCGATGTCCTGGAAATCGTCCATTTCGTTGGAGGCGGCTGATGGCCGCTGCGAGGATCGTACCCAATCGCTACACCGGCGATGCCGGGGCGGGGGCAAGCTTCTTCAACGATGTGCTGGGGCTCGAAACCGCGATGGCGATGGATTTCATCACCATCTATCGTTCGCCCGCGCAGCCGATGGCGCAGATCAGCATCCTCAGCGAAGACCCCTCGGGCCTGCGTCCCGCCTATTCGGTCGGGGTCGACGACGTCGATGCGGTCCACGCGCGCGCCATCGAGGCGGGGCACGAGATCGTTTATGCCCTGCGCGACGAGCCCTGGGGTGTCCGTCGCTTCTTCGTTCGCGATCCGCTCGGCGACATTGCGAATATCGTACAGAATAAGGATCGAGTGTGAGCAGTATCGACAGTTGGAGCGTTGCCGGGCGGACATTCACCTCGCGGCTGATCATCGGCACCGGGAAGTACAAGGATTTCGAGCAGAATGCGGCCGCGGTCGAGGCCTCGGGGGCCGAGATCGTCACCGTCGCGGTGCGCCGGGTCAATGTGTCCGATCCAGCCGCGCCGATGCTCACCGACTATATCGACCCCAAAAAGATCACCTACCTGCCGAACACCGCCGGCTGCTTCAACGCCGACGACGCGATCCGCACGCTAAGGCTCGCGCGCGAGGCGGGGGGATGGGACCTGGTGAAGCTCGAGGTGCTCGGCGAGGCAAAGACGCTCTATCCCAATATGCGCGAGACCCTTGAGGCCACCGAAGTGCTCGCCAAGGAAGGCTTTTTGCCAATGGTTTATTGCGTCGATGATCCGATCGCGGCGAAGCAGCTCGAGGACGCCGGTGCCGTTGCCATCATGCCGCTTGGCGCGCCGATCGGGTCGGGGCTCGGCATCCAGAACCGCGTCACGATCCGCCTGATCGTCGAGGGCGCCTCGGTGCCGGTGCTTGTCGATGCTGGCGTCGGCACCGCAAGCGACGCGGCGGTGGCGATGGAACTTGGCTGCGACGGCGTGCTGATGAACACTGCGATCGCCGAGGCAAAGGATCCCGTTCGCATGGCGCGCGCGATGAAGCTCGCGGTCGAAGCGGGACGCGATGCCTATCTTGCAGGGCGGATGGGCCAGCGCCGCTACGCTGATCCATCGAGCCCACTCGCCGGGTTGATCTAGATTAATTTTCGCCTTTTTGGTGGGGCGCTCAGGCGGAACACTGACGGCCCGGACTCGTTGATCTGTCGTGAGGCATGTGCCTCGTTCCAGCCAAGGAGATCTCCCCGTGGGTGAATTCAAGGACAAAACGAAAGGCCTCGCCAACGAAGCCGCCGGCAATGCCAAGCAGGCGGTTGGCGACGCGACTGACAATGAGCGCCTGCGCGCCGAAGGCGCAGCGCAGGAAAGGAAGGGCGAAGCCCAGAACCTGACCGGCAAGGTCAAGGGCGCGCTTGGCGACAAGATCTGACGCGGCCTCCCTCGATTGAAAATAAAGGCCTCCGGCAAAGCTCGGGGGCCTTTTTCATATAGCCTGTCCGATCAGGGCAGCCGCCGGAGGGGCGGCGGCGTCCAGCGACCATCGAGCGCTTCGCGCCGCGGCAGGTAGAGGCGCAGGTTCATCGTGAAGGGCCCGTCGGGGGCCGGCAGCCAATTGGC contains:
- a CDS encoding L,D-transpeptidase family protein, producing MVKISPFSASAAALLLPLALAAVPVLAQTAPTDVKEDSVILQPDKVTDDAPVVETLAEANLPSWSEDNARALLDFIAAVEGEGLFPKDYNPEGIKAALASGNQALLDKVATDSFLLLATHLRDGRTPNAARKQWFMTDSDADSTPLLPLLSYALTANDIPAVLGGLNPVHPTFALLKAALASAKTPAEADVIRVNMERWRWMPRDLGAGYVVSNVPEYMTRVVHEGVVIATHKAVVGKPSTPTPQLNPLATGIIVNPTWTLPRSIINEGIGATIASNPARARAQGYTWTGKGNTLSVVQQPGPGNALGVMKMEMLNPHAIYLHDTPSKGAFAAEKRAFSHGCIRTEKALHFSGLMAVMFAGKSPEEFGEAIASGKTTRFGFDKPFPVYVAYWTVVPDGKGGVKKLADIYGRDAPVVASFTKPGRPAAVLVSPTPPQVVPTVTATGPAAPASAPRAAAPGMSGIY
- the accC gene encoding acetyl-CoA carboxylase biotin carboxylase subunit, which encodes MSIEKLLIANRGEIALRIHRACHEMGIKTVAVHSTADADAMHVRLADEAVCIGPPAAKDSYLNIPAIISAAEVTNANAIHPGYGFLSENARFAEIIEAHGLIFVGPKAEHIRTMGDKVEAKRTAVELGLPVVPGSPGAVTYGEETKRLAREIGYPVLIKAASGGGGRGMKVVPDEASLENLMGQASSEAAAAFGDPTVYMEKYLGNPRHIEFQVFGDGQGNAIHLGERDCSLQRRHQKVLEEAPSPVISAEERARMGKICADAMAKMGYRGAGTIEFLWENGEFFFIEMNTRIQVEHPVTEMITGFDLVREQIRIADGRGLSVRQEDLEFRGHAMECRINAEDPRSFLPSPGKVTQYHPAGGMHVRVDSGLYAGYAIPPYYDSMIGKLIVYGRTRESCMMRMRRALEEMVVSGVKTNIPLHQALLAAPDVIDGDYTIKWLEEWLAQQDGAA
- the accB gene encoding acetyl-CoA carboxylase biotin carboxyl carrier protein translates to MGDHKEQGINIDPAFVRALAELLDDTQLSEIEVEDGDRKVRVARTLTAAAAPMAYAPPAAAAPAAPAAPAAPAAAPAAPAADAFADAVRSPMVGTVYLAPEPGAPNFASAGAAVKEGDTILIIEAMKVMNPITAPRSGTLQAVHVENSQPVEFDQPLFTIG
- a CDS encoding type II 3-dehydroquinate dehydratase; translated protein: MTDKPIVYVLSGPNLNLLGTREPEIYGHDTLNDIHARLEAQAEKLGLSLECRQTNHEGVLIDWLHEAYVAGAKAVLLNAGGYTHTSIAIHDAIKSIKVPVIEVHLSDPMKREKFRHISYVGMAAAAHFAGHGAESYTLALDAAARF
- the thiS gene encoding sulfur carrier protein ThiS; the protein is MISIVLNGEQRQVRSGSIADLVASLGLDVKKVAVERNREIVPRSTLADVALAEGDVLEIVHFVGGG
- a CDS encoding VOC family protein, whose translation is MAAARIVPNRYTGDAGAGASFFNDVLGLETAMAMDFITIYRSPAQPMAQISILSEDPSGLRPAYSVGVDDVDAVHARAIEAGHEIVYALRDEPWGVRRFFVRDPLGDIANIVQNKDRV
- a CDS encoding bifunctional sulfur carrier protein/thiazole synthase protein, translating into MSSIDSWSVAGRTFTSRLIIGTGKYKDFEQNAAAVEASGAEIVTVAVRRVNVSDPAAPMLTDYIDPKKITYLPNTAGCFNADDAIRTLRLAREAGGWDLVKLEVLGEAKTLYPNMRETLEATEVLAKEGFLPMVYCVDDPIAAKQLEDAGAVAIMPLGAPIGSGLGIQNRVTIRLIVEGASVPVLVDAGVGTASDAAVAMELGCDGVLMNTAIAEAKDPVRMARAMKLAVEAGRDAYLAGRMGQRRYADPSSPLAGLI
- a CDS encoding CsbD family protein; translated protein: MGEFKDKTKGLANEAAGNAKQAVGDATDNERLRAEGAAQERKGEAQNLTGKVKGALGDKI